One stretch of Chryseobacterium indologenes DNA includes these proteins:
- the yidD gene encoding membrane protein insertion efficiency factor YidD encodes MVILIKFYQWFISPLLPKNCRYEPTCSHYMIESLQVHGIFKGFWLGLKRILRCHPWGGSGYDPVPPKHKHQ; translated from the coding sequence ATGGTAATTTTGATAAAATTTTACCAGTGGTTTATTTCGCCCCTACTTCCTAAAAATTGCCGTTACGAACCTACCTGCTCCCATTATATGATAGAGTCTTTACAGGTTCATGGTATATTTAAAGGGTTCTGGCTGGGATTGAAAAGGATTTTAAGGTGTCATCCATGGGGAGGAAGCGGCTACGATCCTGTACCCCCTAAACATAAACATCAATAA
- a CDS encoding replication-associated recombination protein A has product MNQNIPLAEKLRPKTLDEVLGQEHLTGEKGTIRKMIENNSLNSLIFWGPPGTGKTTLAEIISESSGRKFYKLSAVSSGVKDVRDVIEDAKKQNLFSGKSPILFIDEIHRFNKSQQDSLLHAVEKGWIVLIGATTENPSFEVVSALLSRSQVYILKALSYEKLEELIDIASERYNKDEGTDFKILEKEALIQYSGGDARKLINSVELVLNQYKNTDVKEIINSDVLEVLQETMALYDKNGEQHYDIISAFIKSMRGGDPNGAVYWLARMLVGGEDIKFIARRMLILAAEDIGLANPNALVIANNCFQAINVIGNPEARIILSETAVYLAVSPKSNSTYMAINEAMALVKQTGNLPVPLHLRNAPTKLMKDLDYGKEYKYAHSYEGNFVEQDFLPQEINDVKLYEPGSNSTEKKIYEELKKKWGKKYK; this is encoded by the coding sequence TTGAACCAAAATATTCCATTAGCCGAGAAATTAAGACCTAAAACCCTGGACGAAGTTTTGGGGCAGGAACATCTTACCGGCGAAAAAGGGACGATCCGGAAAATGATCGAGAATAATAGTCTGAATTCCCTGATTTTCTGGGGGCCTCCGGGAACAGGAAAGACTACGCTGGCTGAAATTATTTCTGAAAGCTCAGGGAGAAAGTTTTATAAACTTTCTGCTGTTTCTTCAGGAGTAAAGGATGTTCGTGATGTGATTGAAGATGCAAAGAAACAGAATTTATTTTCCGGGAAGTCTCCCATTTTATTTATTGATGAAATTCATCGTTTTAATAAGTCCCAGCAGGATTCACTGCTGCATGCTGTAGAGAAAGGCTGGATTGTCTTGATTGGGGCTACTACAGAAAATCCAAGTTTTGAAGTTGTTTCTGCTTTATTGTCCAGGAGCCAGGTTTATATTCTGAAAGCTTTAAGCTATGAAAAACTGGAGGAGCTTATTGATATTGCTTCTGAAAGATATAATAAAGATGAAGGAACTGATTTTAAAATTCTCGAAAAAGAAGCGCTTATTCAATATTCCGGGGGAGATGCCAGAAAACTGATTAATTCTGTAGAGCTGGTTTTGAATCAGTATAAAAATACAGATGTCAAGGAGATTATCAATTCGGATGTACTGGAAGTTCTTCAGGAAACAATGGCCCTGTATGATAAGAATGGTGAGCAGCATTATGATATTATCTCTGCTTTCATTAAATCAATGCGTGGAGGTGATCCTAATGGAGCTGTATATTGGCTGGCGAGAATGCTTGTAGGTGGTGAGGATATTAAATTTATTGCAAGAAGAATGCTTATCCTGGCTGCGGAAGATATTGGGTTAGCCAATCCTAATGCGCTGGTCATTGCCAATAATTGTTTTCAGGCCATCAATGTAATCGGTAATCCTGAGGCAAGAATTATTCTTAGTGAAACGGCTGTATATCTTGCTGTTTCTCCCAAAAGCAATTCGACATATATGGCTATTAATGAAGCCATGGCTTTAGTGAAACAAACAGGAAATTTACCCGTACCCCTTCATTTAAGAAATGCACCTACGAAGCTGATGAAGGATCTGGATTATGGAAAAGAATATAAATATGCCCATTCTTACGAAGGAAACTTTGTAGAACAGGATTTTCTTCCTCAAGAAATTAACGATGTAAAACTATATGAGCCTGGAAGTAATTCTACAGAAAAAAAGATCTACGAAGAACTGAAGAAGAAGTGGGGAAAAAAATATAAATAA